GCCGCCCACGATGTGCGGTGGCGTGCCGCCGGTCCGAGGATCCATGCGGGCGTCGCGCAGCACACGCTGTGCTGTACGGCAACGCTGAGTCAGCACCACATGGTCGTGGCTGGTGCCCCCGGGGTCGACCGCCGCATCCGGTTGATCCGGCACGGGCTCGCCCAAGGCCACCGACGAATCCGCCTCTCCCGCAACGTGGCCCGCGAACTTGCCGTCGGACCCGTGGATCGCACCCGACGCATCGACCGTGCACATTCGGACCCCTCCTGGTTGTGTCTGGCCGCACCGTGCGTCGAGCGGAGCCCGGTGTGCCCAGCGAGCCCGAGGAGCCCCGATGCGTCACGAGCCGTCATGCCGGTTCCCCGTCGAATCGGCCCTCGTAGTAGGCGTCCGCCGGGTTGAATCGTGGACCGGCTCCGGGCACAAGCCAGCCGCCAGCCGGGTCAGGTTCGAGTCCGACAGCCCGCGCCCGGCCGGGGAATATTTGGTCGTCCACGTTGCGGCCGTTCTCGATGAAGTGCGCCTTGCCGTCCGATCCGATGACCGCCGGCCCCTGATTGCGGTCGCGATGTGTGATGCCGTGCCGGCGGTACTCGATGCAGCGTTCGTCGATCATTGCTGGACCGTCGTCGCGGTGAACCAGACCGTCTTTGTCGTGGTACGCCTCAGACTGGTCGTCGGGGTCGGCGGACCAGGTGTGGGCGCCGCCGTCCGGTAGTTGCCGCTCGAAATGCAACCGGTAGTCGCCGTCGCCCCATTCGACCCGTTGCGGGCGCAGTAGTTCGCCGTCGGGCAACCGGGTCGCCGAGACGAACCGCTTCTCCACCGCCGGGCCCATGCCGTCATGGACGTCGAAGTCCTGCGTCTCGGTGAACTCGACCGGCGCTCCGTGAGCGTCTTCGTAGCGGAAGCTAGCGGCGTCCCATTCCCGCGCGGCCACGCCCAGCTCGCCGTCGGCGTTCGTCCACGACGTGACCCGCTGCGTGTTGCGCGGGTCAGAACCGAAGTGATCATCGTGGACGCTGACGTTCCCCCCGAACTGTTCGTGCAGTTCCCTTGCCGCCAACGCCTTTTCGCGGCTAGCCGTCAGCGCATCCCGCAGGCTCTCAGGTACCTGGTGGCCCGGGTTTTGCTCGATGTGCTCGGCATACAGAGCAAGGTGGGCTCGGGCGCGCAGCGGCATGTTACCGATGTAGGTGTTGGCGATGTCGACGTCGCCCACCATGACCGGCGGGCAGCCACCGGTGCCGGGGTCGATCGTCACCTGGCGCAGTCGCCGCTGCGTCGCAGCATCTCTGGCGCGGATATCCGGGTCGTTCGGCAGGTCGTCGCCGGTGGCGCCCGGCTGGGCTAGTTCGAGTCCGTCGTCCGGTTCACCGGCAATGTGGCCGGCAAACCGTCCGTCGTTGCCGTGAATCGCGCCTGATGCGTCAACTGTGGTCACGCCATGTTGGTTGGCGGCTCAGCCCGCTTTGCGCCGGGACGGCTGCGCGCGGGCCCCTCTCTTGGCGGCTTGGCGCCTTGCTCGATGCTTGCCCGCCTCGTGGTCGATCTGGCGGAATGTGACGTCGCCGGAACGAAGCACCTTCACTGCACCGCTGCTACGGCACCGTCGGCAGTGCCATGGTGCGTTGACGTCGGCGAAGCTGTACTGCATACAGACCGAACACAATGCGATCACTGCCTTGGCTTCATCAAGTGCTGCATGAAACGCAATTCGTCCTCGCTCCCCCGGGCGCGCGACCACGACGAACCGCCAAGGGAAAGACGGACCGAACCCGCACGCGCAATCGTCATGCAGTCCGGACACCTCAACCGGTTGGCCGTGTTCACAGCCGGGTGCGTGCATGGTCGCAGTAGCCAGTTCCCCCGGTTTCCAGAGCCGTTCGTTGTGGGGTCCCTTCACTTCGACGAAAGTGCTCAGCCGCGGCAGATACATGTCACAGCGGTAGTAGGTGCCACTGGGCATGACGACCCCCTCTGGTTCGTACTGCCACACCATCCGCAGCGCATCAAGGTTGACCGCCCAGTCGGCTTCGAGGGTGGAGCGGAACCGGACACCGGCGTACGTCTGCGGAATTGCTCGCATCACAGGCCGTCCTGACGGTCCCGTCGATCACGACGGTCCTGCTGGCGTTCCATGCGGCGCATCTCGCGGCGGTCGACGTAGGTGACGTTGCGCCGGTTGTAGTAGTTCTGCTGGCTGTTGCTGTAGTTGCCGGAGCCGGACGGCGGGCTGTCGATGACCGACCACGCCAGCCAGGCGAGGAAGATCACCCCGACCGCGCTACCGGCAGTCTTCTTCCAATCGGTCAGGCCGATCCTGGCGCGCAACTGACTGATCGTGGCGAAAACGTCGATGACGCCGAACGCTTTGAGCGCCCACAACACAATGGCGCCGGCCACAGCCAAGCCAACGATCCACGCGATCAGGTACACCAGCTTCCCGACAGCGCGAAGCAGGATGTTCTCCGCGAACCGCCACTCGAACATCCTCAGCATTCGCAAGTCCCGTCGCTACGAATGGGTGCTCGGCACGACGGGCACCGTGGGCCATCGGCGCCTGACGTCCCAGCACCCGCATCTTTAGCGGCACGCTGAGCCTTGGCCTGCGCCTCTAGGCGCCTACTAGCTGCCGCTGCCGCTGCCGCGCCGAACAGTTGCTCACCGTCGTCGCTGAACGTCTCCGGAGCGTCGCGGCGCGGGTCGAAGGCTGGGCCTTCGTCGTCAAGGTCTTCCTCCGACACGGGACAGTATTCGTCCATCTCCGCCTGTGTCGGCTCCGGCCGGGACGTGGTGGGCACGCCACGGCTGGCAAGTTCGGCGTCGAGCTGGCCAGAGGTCGCGAAGAACGACTTGAACACCACCGGCGCTTGCCCTTCGAGCTCGGCCCCGCCGACGCCCTTGGAGACCATGCCGCCGTTTGCGACGTTGTCCGGCACCGTCGGTACGCGGTCGGCAACACTGAACGCCTGATCACGTTGTGTCTTCGAGGGGTTCGGCCCCATCAGAACACGCTGACCAAGCAGCGTCTTCAACGACGGCGGCAGTCCTGAGTTCTGGTTCGACACCTGACTGCTCAGCAACATGCGGATACCGACGAACCGCTTCTCCGCGGCAATCTTCGTGATGACGCGTTGCAGCTTGAACTTCAGTCGGTTCTCCTCGATAACCTCTTGCACTTCGGGCATCTTCCGGTCCACTCCAGGCGGAAGCTTCTCCCCCACCAGCAACCCGGCCACCTCGTCCACGATGCACAGGATCGGCGGGAACCGCTGGTGGTCGGGCAGGTCGAACCAGTTGGTCACGCCGGCCTGCTCCAGCACCTTGGCGCGGCGGTTGCCCTCCTCGTAGACCAACGCCAACGCCGTCACCGCCGAACGCAAACCGTCACAGCCCCAGCCGCCGTCGCGCACGTACTTCTTGCACCAGGAGTAGTCGATCGCTTTGGACGGCTCGTCCACGATGACCAGCGCAGCGCCCCCGGCGACCTGGTCGGCGATGATGCTGTTCAACGTGTTCGTCTTGCCCGCGCCCGCGGTGCCACTGACCAATCCGAACGCGTGAGCTCGCCAGTCGATGCTCACGGTGTCGTACTTCTTCTGTCCCGGCGGCGGCAAGATGTCGCCGATCGGGGTCCGGTGCAGATCAGCTCCGAGACCAGCCAGATTCAATCGGATAGTCGGTGGAAAAGTCGGCGGATCGCTCGGGATGACCTGAGCCGTCAGCTTGTTCGCGTCCGCGACGACGTACCAGCCGAACTGCCCGACGACGCTGGTGGCGACCTCGTCCAGCTTCTCGTCGTGCTTGGACGGCATGTAGGACTTCGGCAGACCCAACAGGTAGCCACCACCGGGGCGCGGGGCGGCCTGAACGTCCCACGGCTTCACCCCCAACGCTGTCGCGACTGCGCCGCGGCAGCGTGCTGTGTCGTCGTCCAGTTTCGTCAAGGTCGCTCGGGCCAGGTGCGGGTCGAAGTCAGTCAGGTAGAACCCGGGGTAGGTGTCCTGCAACGTCGCCGCGACCTTCTCCCCCATCGTCGGCTTGGCGTCGGCCGCCGACAGTGACACTTGGAAGCTCTCCGGCGTCTTCACGCTGCCACCGGCCTTGGCTGCAGCAGTCACCGTCGTCTCGGCGACGTGGCGTCGGAACACTGCCACGTGAGCGTCGGTGTCGATGTTCGCCAAGCTCCACTCGGGGCCCTTGGCCTGACGGACCTTGCTCACGACTGCACCAGAATGACGGTCCGGGTCGAACCCGGCCGGCAACGGCACCCTCATCTGTTCCAGCACAACCTTCTACATGGGCCAGATCCGCGATGCCAGGGTCGGGTTAGTCCCCGGTCAGGATCTGCTCCGACTGCTCCAGCGCAACCTGGACAGCCTCCTCCAACCTGTCCAGCCACACTCCGAGGTCGGGTGGGATCCGACGAGAACCCTGGGTAGGTAGGTCTTTCCCGGTCGCCGGAGCCGTCCTGACCCAGCCGTCGCGTCGGCGCGCCTGTGAGATCGCCTCCGTCACCGATCTGGTCGAGAGCGCACCATCAGACAGGTAGCCGCGTCGGTCGATGCCTACCAGTAGCGGCGCACGTCGCCTGTCCCACTGGGCCAACGCCGCGGCGAACCGGCACGCATGCTGACCGGGCAGGTCGATGCGGCGCAGCGCCAGTTCGGCGTCGTCGGGGCTGCGCGTTTCGGCGTACCCGTCAACGACCGCCACCCACCGACCCAGCGCGCAGCACGAGCAAGTGGCTGGGTCGGTAGTCGCCTCCAACGCAAGCGCGCCGGCCCGCCACAGCGACCCCACCAACACGGCGTCGCCGTTCCTCAGAGCACTGATCTGAGCCCTGGTCATTCCGGCCCCGGCGAGCAACCCGATCAACTGATCACGCACCTGACGCACGGTGCCGGTGCCTGTCAACCACGGCGGCGGCCGCCACCCGGTTGCAACAGTGCTCGGCAACCAGCCGGCAAGGCTTCGGAGCAACGTCGACGGCGCCTGCGGACACTCGGCGGCGAACTCGATCAACAAAGCCAGCGGCGGCTGGAAACCTGTTTCGATGTCGATCCCGCGGCTGACAAGCCAGTCTGAAAGCAGCGAATCCATCTACAGGCCAACGCTTTTCACCGCATTACCCGCCATCGGGTTAGCGTGGCGGATGTAGCGCATCACCGTCTCCGGTTTGCGATGGCGAGTCTGACGCATGATGGCCGTCAACAAAGCCCCACCCGCATCTGCCGTCGTGACGAACCCGGCCCGCAGAGAATGCGCGCTGAACTGCTGCGGATCCAAACCGGCCGCGGACATACGCCGAGACAGCACCGCCCCCACGCTCGACCCCGACAAAGCCTGATCCCCCACCGCGCCGAAGCGATGCACCCGTCGCAGCAACGGCTGATCAGCCGAGACCTCCGGCCACGGATCGCCGCAATGATGGTCGGAGTCGATTTGCGACAGTTCACGGGCCGCCGCCATCGCCCCCGGGCGGTCATCCGCACCCGACAGCACCAGCCAGGCCCGCACCGCGCACGGCACGCAGGTGTCCCGCCGCGCCCCGACGGGCACCGCGATCACGTCCCCAGCGCCGAACTGGTCCGTCTTACTGGCCCGGATCATGACCCGAAGATGCGGCTCCACCTCACCCCCGGGCTGGAACGACACATCGCTGGCTCGCAAGCTGACCAGTTCACTGCGTCGCAACGCCCCCGCGAACCCCAGCAGCAGCAGCGCAGCGTCTCGGCGCGCCGCGACACTGCCTGGCCAGTGACGAAAGTCCATATGACTCAAGGTGGTTCGCAGCATGTCTACGTCGAAAGCTGCCGCCTGCCGCGGCGGGCGTCTACGGTGCCGGCGGATGCTAGCCATCGCCGCAACCACCACCGCGTCGCGCCCCGGCTCAGGCAAACCGGCCACCCGATGCACCGCGTTCGCAGCAGCCACTCGAAGGGCCAACGTCGAGGTTGACGCTGCCGGCGACCCATCTGCCCGGGCAACCTGCGCGCAGAACCGTAAGTGCCGGGCCAGAACGTGCGGTGCCAGCGGCAACGACTCGACACCCTGCTGCTGGCACCACAACTGCACCTGCGCCCACTGACTGCTGTATGCCCGGCGCGTCGAGTCAGCCCAAGTCGACTCGACAATCTGGGCAAGCTCAAAGGCGCCTACCGACGGGCGCGCAGGGGTCGTCACCGACCCATTGTTGCGTCGCAGCGCCGTGAACGAGGAGCCCCACAGGTCACGACCGCTCTGCCACAATTCAGCAATGACCCACCTGCTCAAAGTCGACGGTTCCCGGTCAGTGCCGTGTCAACGTACGTCAATGAGCGCTGAATCCCTCACTGAGACCTCTCATCTGGAGCAATGGATCACCGACAACCCGCAGGTCATCGACGAGTCGTTGAAGATCGTGACCACGCAGTTCCGGTCATGGACCTCGCAGGTCGGCACCGCGACCGAACGACCAGACCTGCTAGCACTGTCCACAAGCGGAGAGCTCGCAGTCATCGAGTTGAAGCGCGACAAGGACCGCCGCATCCACCTTCAAGCGATCACTTACGGAGCGCTGGTCGCAGGGTTCACCGTCGACACCCTTTCCCAAGCACACGCAGATTGGTTGAACAAGAACGGCGCGGAATACACCCTCGAACAAGCTCGGGCCGCCTTGGAAGATCACGTCGAGGACAGTCTGGACGAGGAGCTTTTTCGCCTGCCCCGACTGGTGCTTGTCGCCGAAGACTTCCCTGGGCAAGTGCTCACCACCGTGCAGTGGCTCGCGACCGTGGCACCCGACCTGGTGATCGAATGCCACCAATACCAGGTGTTTGACCAGGCCGACCAACTCGTTGTCAGCTTCGGTCGCATCTACCCCGTTGACGACCTTGAAGATCGAAAACTTCGCCCTTCGGCTCAAGCCCTCACCGACGATGTCCGCGAAGAACTGACCACCCGCAAGCGGCGGGCAAAGTCAGTCAAGGTCATCTTCGACCACGACCTCATACCTGCGAACGCGCAGATGACGATCGAACTCCATACGCTAGCTCGCCCGGACGTGGTGGACAAGGTAACCGCCTGGCTCGCAGCAGATTCGGCACGCACACAGTTCACATGGCACCAAGACCCCACGAAGCCGCTGCAATGGGCGGTCGAGCCCGACAAACAGTGGACTCCCTCAGCGCTGCGCAACCACATCTTCGTCCAGGCCAGCTTGCCGGCGCCGTCGTTCTCCGCGGCCGACGCCTGGTGCTACGACGGCGAAAGCCTCTGGCGAATCGCTGACAGGGTCAGCCAGGACGAGTAAGCGAACGGCTCAAACCAGGGACAACTCCCGGAACGTCACCAAGCCCAACTGATCCAGCCCGGCCAAGTAGCCCTTCTCGGTGTACGGGTCGACCAGGATCACGCCGTCACCGGACGGCGCGGCCAGTTCGGTGTACGGCGCGTAGTGACTGGCAACCAGAACCAACGGCACCGGCTCGCCCCACACACCGGCTCGTCCCAGCACCGGCCCCGGCAACGGGTCCGTCTTGGGTGACATCATCGCCGTGGTCGCCACGTCATCGTCCAACTGGTAGCCACCGTCAATGGCTGCCTGCAACGCCGAATGCTGCACGAACGCAGCGACTCCCGCCGCGTGGTCGAAACGGGCAAGGAACGCACTCTCGATGTCGTCGGCCGCGATGTGGTCGTAACCGGCCACCACCAACGGCAGCAACTCCGTTGCGGTGTCCGCCACCGCCTGCATCCGGTCGCCGAACAACATCACGAACTGCCAACGTGCCCCGTCAGGGTGCACAGGCAGCATCGGATCGCCGTCGCCGTCGATCTGCGAAGTCAGCAAAGCCATATCCAAGTCTCCAAGTGGTCGATCGTCGCGGTCGGATCAAACGCCCGGCCCACACCCTTACGGTGCGACGACTGTCGCCAGTGCGTGGGCCACGTCCGGGCACTGCTAGTTTCGCCGGCGGAAGATTCGCGACACCAACGCAGCACGCTCACGCTGCCGCTCCCGGATCGCCGCGTCCTCCACTGACCGCGGCTTCTCCCGCGTCGGGCAGTGATGGTCCGCGCCGCTGGCAGTCATCAACCCGCACTTGCCGCAGGTGTCGACGGTGACGCCGCGCTCACCGCGAACGAATCGGTTGAACACCTTGCCCGGTGCGTCACTGTTCGCCATCGCGGCGTACGTGGCCGGATCAACCTTGTAGCCGTACGTTTTCGGCGGCGCCACGCTGCCGTCCTTGCGGGTGTAGCCCTTCGTGGTCAACGTCATCATGCCCTCACCGGAATCGGTCGAACCGTAGCCAACCGA
The window above is part of the Branchiibius hedensis genome. Proteins encoded here:
- a CDS encoding integrase; its protein translation is MTTPARPSVGAFELAQIVESTWADSTRRAYSSQWAQVQLWCQQQGVESLPLAPHVLARHLRFCAQVARADGSPAASTSTLALRVAAANAVHRVAGLPEPGRDAVVVAAMASIRRHRRRPPRQAAAFDVDMLRTTLSHMDFRHWPGSVAARRDAALLLLGFAGALRRSELVSLRASDVSFQPGGEVEPHLRVMIRASKTDQFGAGDVIAVPVGARRDTCVPCAVRAWLVLSGADDRPGAMAAARELSQIDSDHHCGDPWPEVSADQPLLRRVHRFGAVGDQALSGSSVGAVLSRRMSAAGLDPQQFSAHSLRAGFVTTADAGGALLTAIMRQTRHRKPETVMRYIRHANPMAGNAVKSVGL
- a CDS encoding cell division protein FtsK; this encodes MSKVRQAKGPEWSLANIDTDAHVAVFRRHVAETTVTAAAKAGGSVKTPESFQVSLSAADAKPTMGEKVAATLQDTYPGFYLTDFDPHLARATLTKLDDDTARCRGAVATALGVKPWDVQAAPRPGGGYLLGLPKSYMPSKHDEKLDEVATSVVGQFGWYVVADANKLTAQVIPSDPPTFPPTIRLNLAGLGADLHRTPIGDILPPPGQKKYDTVSIDWRAHAFGLVSGTAGAGKTNTLNSIIADQVAGGAALVIVDEPSKAIDYSWCKKYVRDGGWGCDGLRSAVTALALVYEEGNRRAKVLEQAGVTNWFDLPDHQRFPPILCIVDEVAGLLVGEKLPPGVDRKMPEVQEVIEENRLKFKLQRVITKIAAEKRFVGIRMLLSSQVSNQNSGLPPSLKTLLGQRVLMGPNPSKTQRDQAFSVADRVPTVPDNVANGGMVSKGVGGAELEGQAPVVFKSFFATSGQLDAELASRGVPTTSRPEPTQAEMDEYCPVSEEDLDDEGPAFDPRRDAPETFSDDGEQLFGAAAAAAASRRLEAQAKAQRAAKDAGAGTSGADGPRCPSCRAPIRSDGTCEC